A window of Variovorax sp. HW608 genomic DNA:
ACTTCAGGCAGCGCACGCGAGCGCGTGGGCGCCGCCACCGCCAGCGCCCGGGCCTTGCCGTTGCGGATGTAGGGTCCGGAGGTGGCCAAGCCATCGAACATCAGGTCGACCTGGCCGCCGATGAAATCGGTCATCGCCGGTGACGAGCCTCGATACGGGATATGCACGATGTGCAGTCCGGCCATCGCCTTGAGAAGCTCCATCTGAAAGTGAGTCACCGATCCGTTGCCCACGGACGCGTAGGAGAGGATGCCGGGGCGCGCCTTGGCATAGGCGATGAGTTCCTGCAGGCTACGCGCCGGGATGTCCGGGCGGGTGACCAGGAAGATCTCCAGTTCGAGCACCTGCGACAAGGGGGTGAACGACTTCACCGGGTCGTAGCCGACCTTCGACAGCGCCGGGTTCATCGTCAGGGATGAGCCCGCGAGCAACAGCGTGTGACCATCCGGTGCGGCACGGGCAACAAACTCGTTGGCGATCGCGCCGCCGGCACCTGGCTTGTTGTCGATCACCACCTGCTGACCCAGACGCGCGCGCAAGGCGTCGGCGAGCGCGCGGGCGACGGCATCGGTCGACCCACCCGGCGCGAACGGGAGGACGAGCATGATCGGGCGACTGGGTGAGAACTCCGCGGCGCGTGCACCGAGTTGCGCAGCGACAAGGCTGCCCGCCAGCGATCGGACCAATGACCGTCTCTTCATGGTTTGCCGTACCTTTCACGCAGGATGTTCTTGGCCACCTTGCCTGCCGCCGTCAACGGAAGTTCGTCGCTGAATGCCACGCACTTCGGCACCTTGTAATCCGCAAGCAACTCACGGCAATGCGCGCGCAGAGCGGCCTCGTCAGCGGTCATCCCGTGCTGCAGGACCACGATGGCGTGCACCGCTTCGCCCCAGCGTTCATGGGGGACGCCAATGACAGCGGCCATCGACACCGCCGGATGCCGGGTGAGCGCGTTCTCGACCTCGGCGCTGTAGACGTTCTCGCCGCCCGACACGATCATGTCCTTGATGCGGTCCACCACGTAGAGGTAGCCGTCCTGGTCCACACGGCCAGCATCGCCCGTGCGCAACCAGCCGCCGCTGAAGGTGCGCGCCGTTTCCTCCGGTCGTCGCCAGTAGCCCGCCGCCACGAGCGGACCCCGCAGCACGATCTCGCCGACCTGGCCGACAGGCAGGTCGCGCCCGCCCTCGTCGCAGATTCGAAGCTCGACAACGGCGCTTGCGCGCCCCGCAGACCTCGCGCGGCCGGTGTTCCAGGCCTGGGCGTCGTGGTCGTCGGGCAGGCTGGCGGTGGCGGCCCCGCACGACTCGGTCATTCCGTAGTACTGGTAGAGGCCGGCCCAGGGGAGGGCCGCCTGCGCACGCTGCAAAAGGGCCTGTGCGCTCGGCGCCGCACCGTAGCTCAACCGCCGTACCGAGCGCATGCGCTCCGGGTGGAACGCGGGGTCGTCCAGCACCATCTGCAGCATGGTGGGCACGAAGGGCACATCCGTCACGCCCTCACGCTCTATCACGTCGAGTGCTGCTGCGGCGCGGAACTGCGGCAGGATGACCAGTGTGCTTCCAGCGATCCAATGCGTGATGGCGCGAATCAACGATGCCACGTGGAAGTTCGGCGTGGTCAGCAATGCCACGCTGTCCCCCAGGGGAGGCAGTTCAGCCAGCCGGCCGAGCGCTGCAGTTCCGAGAGCGGCATGGGTCAGCATCACGCCCTTGGATCGGCCGGTGGTGCCCCCGGTGTAGATCAGCGCAGCCAGATCCTGCCCGCCGGCCCGTGCGTCATCCACCGCAGCGACGTCGACCGGCGTGTCCATGGGCAGCGTCGGGATACCCGAAGCGCGGGACGCGACCGTCTGAGCAAGTGTCTCGTGGAGGTCATCGTGCAGGAGCACCGTGGGCTCGCTGTCGAGCAACGCATCCACGATTTCCGGCGCACTCCAGCGAACATTCTGCGGACTGAACACGGCGCCGAGCCACCAGCAGGCGAACATCCATTCCACCGTCTCGATCGAGTGCTGGCTCAACAGTGCGACGCGGTCCCCGTGGCCCACGCCGGCCGCCTTCAGGGCACCTGCCCTTCGGGCGACGCGAACGTGAAGTTCGCCATAGCTCAAACGGCGACCATTGCACACCACGGCGGTCTTTTCTGGTCGGCACTGATGGTGCCGGTGAAGAAGTTGCGAGAGGTACATGTCGCGTCAATTCGCCGGCTTTCGCAACATCAGGGCCTGCCGTGTGCAGGTGCAGACCTCTTCACTGCGCTGATTGAGGCCTTGATGAAGAAAGGTCACGATGCCGGCGTTGGGGCGCGACTTGCTCTCGCGCAGCTCGCGCACCGTGGTGCGCGAGCGGATGGTGTCGCCCGCGAACACGGGCTTGGGAAAGCGCGCATCGGTCATGCCGAGATTGGCCACGGTGGTGCCCAGCGTGGTGTCCTGCACGGACAGGCCGATCACCAGGCCAAGCGTGAAGATGCTGTTTACCAAGGGCTGACCGAACTCCGTGCCTTTGCAATACTCGGCATCAATGTGAATGGCCGCCGGGTTGTAGGTGGCGTTGCTGAACCACATGTTGTCGGCTTCCGTGACAGTGCGTCGAATCTCGTGCTCGAACACCTGTCCTGTCTCGAATTGCTCAAACCAGAGGCCAGCCATCAATCGCTCCTTCGTTTATTTGGTATCATGGCATATGATACGGTAGCAGATGATTGTCTGTCTATTTCATCGATCGATACAACAGAAGTCGTTCAGGTTGCTCGTTGCGAACGCCTGGATATATGCCAAGAGACAAGCACAATGAGATGGATGCCATGAGCAATGTGCCGACCGTGCGCACGACGCCTGGTCTGCCACCGCCCCCGCCAGCTGGAACCGCCATGCTGCCGCCCGACACCTATGCCGGACGCGTTGTACTGATCACCGGCGGCGGAACCGGGTTGGGCAAGGCGATGGCGCTGGAATTCGCGCGATTGGGCGCAGCCATCGTGATCGCCAGTCGCAAGCCCGAGCACGTGGCAGCCGGGGTCGAGGCCGTGCGGATGATCGGCGGGCGCGCCATTGCGCTGCCACTGGATGTGCGTTCGCCCGAGCAGGTCAAGGCATGCTTTGACGCTGCCGAGGAAGCCCTGGGGCCCGTGGATGTGTTGGTGAACAACGCGGCGGGCAACTTTCCGGTGGCCGCCCAGGAACTGAGCGCCAACGGGTGGCGTGCAGTGACCGACATCGTGCTCGACGGCACCTTCTTCTGCAGCCAGGAATTCGCGCGCCGCAGGGTGGGGCAGGGCGGTGGCGGCGCTGTCCTGAACATCTCGGTGGCCTACGCGCAGGGTGGGGCGCCTGGCCATGCCCACAGCGCCGCGGCGAAGGCGGGTGTCCTGAGCCTAACGGAAACGCTTGCGGTGGAGTGGGCGCCCGACGGCATCCGGGTCAACGCGCTCACGCCCGGCCTGTTTCCACACCAGGACCATTCGACCGACATGCGTGCGCAGCGGCCAGAGGGCTATGAAGCCGAGTGGAGGCGCATTCCTGCGCTGCGCGTGGGGCAAACCCATGAACTCGGTTGGGCCGCCACTTACCTGTGTTCGCCCTTTGCGGCCTATCTGACGGGTCACAATTTCGTGCTGGATGGAGCCGAACGGTTGCGGCGCTCACTGCGCATGCCCGAGTTCGTGCCCATCCGGGCGCAGATGGCGGCGGTGCGCGAACGATCTGCGACTTTGGGAGGCAAGGATGAATTTTGATTTGCGGCGCTGGGCGGAACTGGATCCGCAGCGCATTGCGATTCGCACCGAGGGTGCGGCCATGCGCTATGGCGAACTCGAGGCGCTCGCCAATCAGGTGGCGCATACCTTGCGGAGCCTGGGCATCGTGCGCGGCGATCACGTCGCAGCCGTCGTGGGCAACGATCCGATGGTCTTTCCCTTGATCTGGGGGGCTTACCGGGTTGGCGCGTACCTGACACCCATTGCCGCCACCGCGTCCGCTGCCGACGCGGCCTATGTCATCCAGGATTGCGATGCCCGGGTGGTGGTGGTCAGTGCGGACGCGGCGGCCACCCTGGGTGAGCTGCCGGGGCGCGTGAAGACCCGGCCGGTCTGGCTGTCGGTACGAGGCGCAATGGCGGGATTCCAGCCGCTGGGACCGCTTCTGACCTCACATGCCGCCACGCCGGTGGCCGAGGAGTCCTCCGGGGCCTTGATGATGTACACCTCCGGGACGACCGGCCGCCCCAAGGGCGTGGAACGCGCCTTGCCGGCTCAGAAGCTGGGCACGCCGTCCTTCGCAGCGGACCTGATCGACATGTTCGACATCCGGGAGGGATCGCTTTACCTGTCCACTGCGCCGCTGCACCACGCCGCACCGTTGCGCTGGAGCCTGGCATTCCAGGCGGCGGGGGGCTCGGTGCTTGTGATGTCCAGGTTTGACGCTGCCCACGCGCTCGATCTGATGGAGCGGGAGCGCGTCACGCATTCGCAGTGGGTGCCGACCATGTTCAATCGGCTGCTCGCCCTGCCTGAAGAGCGCCGCCGGGCCTTCCACGCGCCGCACCACCGCGTGGCGGTGCATGCCGCAGCGCCGTGCCCGGTGCCGGTCAAGCGCGCCATGATCGCGTGGTGGGGACCGATCATCGAGGAATACTATTCCGGCAGCGAAGGCGTGGGGCTGACCGCCATCGGTACGCAGGAGTGGCTCGAGCGGCCCGGGTCCGTCGGTCGCGCCCGTAAAGGCTCGCTGCATGTGCTGGGGGAGGACGACCGGGAATTGACGGCCGGCGAAGTCGGACGCGTGTTCTTCTCGGGCATCGCCCCCTTTGCCTACCGCCACGATCCGGAGAAGACCGCCGCCCGCACCAGCCGGCAGGGCTACCAGACCTTCGGAGACGTCGGCTACGTGGACGAGGCGGGATACCTGTTCCTCACCGATCGCCTGGACGACATGATCATCTCGGGCGGCGTGAACATCTATCCACAGGAGCTGGAGGCGGCCCTGTGCGAAATGAGCCAGGTCAGCGAGGCGGCGGTCATCGGCGCGCCGGACGCGGACTTTGGTGAGCGACCGGTCGCTTTCGTGGTGCCACGCGCGGCACCCGAGGATGCCGAGGCCTTCGTCGCCGGCGTGGACGCGTGGTGCCGCGAGCGGCTGGGGCGCATCAAGCGCCCCAAGGAGATCCGCATGGTCGATGCCTTGCCCTACAGCGCCCAGGGCAAGCTGCTGAGGCGAGAACTCAGGCGCATGCTCGCCGGGAATGCCGAGGCCGGCCCGTCGTCATGAGAGCTTGACGGCCAACCATGTGCAGCCCGGGCGTTCGTCAGCCCGCGTGGCCGCAGTCAGTTCCCGCGTCGCAACAGCGGCGCGCTTTCCACCCCTGAAAGATTGAGAAGTACCTCGTGTCCCGCCAGAAAGTCATCATCAGTTGCGCCGTGACCGGCGCCATCCACACGCCCTCCATGTCGCCGTACCTGCCGGTGACGCCGGAGGAGATCGCCAGGTCGTCCATCGAGGCGGCCGAAGCCGGTGCGGCGATCATTCACCTGCACGCGCGCAACCCGCAGACCGGCAAGCCCGACCAGACACCGGAGGCATTTCGCCCGTTCCTGGAAAAGATCAAGGCCGCCTCCGATGCCGTGGTCAACCTGACCACCGGCGGCTCGCCCTACATGCCGGTACAGGAGCGCATTCAGCCTGCCCTGGTACTCAAGCCGGAGGTGGCCTCGATGAACATGGGGACCATGGGCTTCGGGCTCTTTCCGATGCTGGAGCGATACAAGAGCTTCAAGCACGATTGGGAGCGCCCTTACCTCGAAGGCAGCAAGGACCTGATCTTCCGCAACACCTACGGCGATATCGAGACGGCGCTCAAGGAACTGGCGCCGAGCGAGACGCGCTATGAGTTCGAGTGCTATGACACGTCCCATCTGTACAACCTGGCGCACTTCGTGGACCGCGGCCTGGTCAAGGCGCCGTTCTTCGTGCAGACGGTTTTCGGCATCCTGGGCGGTATCGGCGCCCATCCCGAAGATGTGATGCACATGCGGCGCACGGCCAATCGTCTTTTCGGGAAGGACTACCACTGGTCGGTGCTGGGGGCAGGGCGCAACCAAATGCCCGTGGCGGCGATGGCGGCGTCCATGGGAGGCCATGTGCGCGTGGGCCTCGAAGACAGCCTGTGGATCGGCGCAGGACAGCTGGCCCAGTCCAACGCAGACCAGGTCCGCCGGGTGCGCGAGATCATCGAGGGCCTCGGCCTCGAGGTGGCCACGCCTGCAGAGGCCCGGCAACTGCTTGGCCTCAAGGGCGTGGACAAGGTCGCGTTCTAGGCTGCGCGCCTACATCGCGCGAGCCAAAGCGCGCCAGGCGTCACTCAGCGCAGCCTGGTGTGTAGGATCGGCCAGCGCGATCAGGGCTTCCGCGCGCTGATGGACCGAAAGGCCGCGCAAGTGTGCCACACCATGTTCTGTAATGACCACATCGGCCAGGTGGCGGGGGATGGTGCACAGGGCGCGCGAGTTCAGCACGGGGACGATGCGCGAGACAGTACCCCGCCGCGCGATGGAAGGCAGGCAGACCACGAATCGGCCGCCCCGTGACAGGTTGGCGCCCAGCGCGAAGGCTGGTAGCCCTCCAGCGCCGGCCTGGATGACGCCGTCGGCCCGTTCGGCATTGATCTGGCCGAACAAGTCCACTTCCACCGCGCTGTTCACCGCGACGAAGCGTTCTCGGGCGGCGATGACGTGCGGGGCGTGCGTCTGACGCACGTCCGTGAGCCAGAGTCCGTCGAGCGAACATGCGAAATCGTGGAATGCCTCGTCGCCGAGCACTGTGCCGGTGACGATGGGCGCGTCAGCCGCCAATGCCCCTTTTTCCCAAAGTGTGCGCGCGGCCGGGCCCAGCATGCCGCTGTGGATCTTCAGGCCCCGATGTGACGACAAGGCCGTTGCAGCGGCCATGGGTACCCCGCCGATGCCGAACTGAAGCGTGTCGCCATCACGCACCACATCAGTCAGGTGCGCCCCGATCGCGGCCTCCACTCGGCCCGCGGGTCTCTCGTGGAGTTCGAGAACAGGCGTGGCCGCCTCGACCCATCCGTCGAGTTCATTCATGTGCACCCGGAAGCTGCCCCTGGTGCGCGGCATGCGGGGGTTCAGGTGAGCCACGCGCCTCCTCGCGCGCGGCCAGACCAGCGGCAGGAAGTCGCTGCACAGGCCCGCGCTGCACCAACCATCACGGTCCGGCAGGGAGAGCTGCGCGATCGCGACGTCCACCGGCTCACAGCGTTGCAGATGCTGCGCGAGCGCCAGATAGTCCATGGGCATCAACTCCGCTCGCCCCTCCTGCAGTCCTTTTCGCAACCAGGGCGTCATGAAGAAGCCGGTCTGCCTGGCTTCGGGATGCACCCCGAGGTAGTCGATGGTGTCGATCCCGGGAAACTGAAGGCCCAGGAAAGTAACTCCCGCAGCGCGAGTCGGATCGCTGATCAGCTCATCGCGCAGCAGGGCAGATTCGCTGCTCAAGCCGCTGACCCAGACGCGGTGGCCCGTCGTCAGAAAGTCTGTGAGGCGCTTCGTTGATGCATTGAATGACAATCTCATATCTATATGGTATGTTAGCAGACCAATAAATCATCAACACATTGAGAAAGGCGGCATCTGCATGGCTCGCTTGCAGCACTGGGCATCCGTTCAGCCAGACAAGATCGCGGTCCAGATGGCCGATGGTCTCGCGCTGAGCTACAGGCAATTGCATGAGAAGGCCGAGGGAGTCGCCCGCTGGCTGGTGTCGCTCGGTCTCCCCGAGGGTGCTTGCATCGGCATCCTAATGGAGAACCGGCTCGAAACCTTCGAGCTGTGGTGGGGCGCGCGGCGCGCCGGCCTGTACTACGTCCCGATCAGCACGCATCTGAAAGCGGCCGAAGTCGCCCACCTGCTGCGCGACAGCGGCACAAGCGTGCTCGTGACGAGTTCTGCCAACGCGGCCACCGCGGCGGCAGCGACAGCCTTGCTGGACTCTTCCGCGCCTGTGCGGCGCATCGCACTTGATGGTGATGTGTCGGAGTTCGAGCACTATGCGAGCTCAGTCGGCGCGGATCTGCCCGACTGCACCCTGCAGGGGCGCAGCGTGGGGCGGGAGTTCATGTATTCGTCCGGCACGACCGGTCTGCCCAAAGGCATCAAGCGCGCACTGGTCCCCTATGAGCGGAGACTGGAACTGCCCGAGTTGGAAAAACAGTTGCGGCGGATGTTCCAGATCGATGCCGAAACCGTGTATCTCCACCCGTCTCCGCTCTACCACGCGACGGGCCGCTTCGTGGTCCGGGTCATCGAAACGGGAGGCAGCTGCGTCGTTCTGCCCAGCTTCAATGCGCAGGCCACGCTCGCCGCCATCGAGCGCCATCGGGTTACGCATGGCCACTGGGTGCCAACGATGTTCGTCCGCTTGTTGGCGCTGCCTCAATCGGTGCGCGAAGGCTATGACCTGTCGAGCCTGCGCGTGACACTCCATGCGGCTGCGCCCTGCGCGTTGCATGTCAAGCAGGCCATGATCGAGTGGTGGGGCCCGATCGTGCACGAATACTACGGGGGCTCTGAAAACGTGGGCGTCACCTACATCGAAGCGGTGGACTGGCTGAGCCATCGCGGATCGGTGGGCCGTCCGATCACCGGGCAGGTCCACATCACGGCGGAAGATGATCCCTTGCGCGAACTGCCTGCTGGAGAGATCGGCACGATCTATTTCAGCGGCGGCCTGAACTTCGAGTACCACGGCGATTCGGCCAAGGCGCTGAGCGCATTCAACGACAAGGGCTGGGGCACCTATGGTGACCTGGGGCACGTGGACAGCGAAGGCTATCTCTACATTTCGGATCGCCGAACGGACCTGATCATCTCAGGTGGCGTGAATATTTATCCCCGAGAGGTAGAGGCCGTATTGCTCGATCACGAAATTGTGGGTGACGTGGCTGTGATCGGGGTGCCGAACAGCGAATACGGCCAGGAAGTCAAGGCCGTCGTGGAACTCAAGGCTGGCAAGCACGCGACCGAGGTGCTGGGCGCCCAACTGATCGATTGGTGCACCGGCCGTCTTTCGCGCATCAAATGCCCGAGATCGGTGGATTTTGTGGATGCGTTACCACGCAACGAGAACGGAAAGTTGCTCAAGCGGGTACTGCGCGAGCAGTATGCCGACCGCGCTGTAGGCGACCCCCACCAAGAGTCAAAGGCCCTTGCTTCATAGAGCGGCTAACAAAACGGCGCCAGGGTTCTCAAGCAGATGACGCAGCAAGCCAGAGAAAGCAAGCCGATATGATTGTCGATGCGACGCTCAAAGCGAGTACGCAGCTTGCCGAATGCGGCCAGCCACGAGTGCGTGCGCTCGACCACCCAGCGGTGGTGTCCGAGCCAATCATTGCGTTCGATGCCCTTGCGTGCGATGCGATTCATGATGCCCCGGCGCCCGAGGTGTGCACGGCATCGCGTGTAGTCGTAACCCTTGTCCGCATGCAGTTTCCCGGGCCAGCGACGCGGTCTTCCCCGCAGGCCGCCCACCGCTGGCAGGGCATCAACCAGCTCATCGAAGACCACCGAATCGTGTCGATTGGCGCCAGTGACACAGAAGCACCCCGAGGTGCAGGCGTGGCTGGCCAAGCACCCGCGCTTCGTCATGCACTTCACCCCCACCAGCGCATCGTGGCTCAACATGGTCGAGCGCTTCTTCCGCGGCATCTCGGAGAACCGCGTTCGGCGCGACGGCTTCACCAGCGTGCCCGAGCTGGAACTGGCCATCGATCTGTACGTGGCCCAGCACAACGCCAACCCCAAACCCTTCATCTGGACCGCCCGCGCGACCGACATCCTGGCCAAGGTCACGCGAGCAAGGGCAGCACTCGCGCGGGCCAAATGATAAGTACATATTTGAGTGGCGCACTACTCTAGCCAAGAGCGCAGTACATTCAGCAATGAAGACCATCCCATGATCCCGACCACGGAAATGGTTGGATGCCATCCTCACTCGCGAACGTCGGGTGCTGCTTTTCTTCGAAGGCTTCAGGGTCACCTTCTTCGAACCCAGCGACGGCGCCACGCTTTGTCCGCAGAAAATCGCAAACGTGGTGCGAGCCGCGCTCTCCGATTTCCCAAGGGCAGTCTCACAATCACCGGAACTTTTTAGCAATGGCTGTCCAGCACGAGCCAGTCATCCCATTTGCGCATCCGGTCTACGTCCGGCGTGTCATGGACTGCTTGAATAGTCTCGGGGTGCGACCATCTGCCGCGCTTTCGAACGCAGGCTTGACTTGGCAGGACCTTTTCGACAGTCGGCGCATGGTTGGCTTCTCGATATTCCGTAGATTCGTTGCATACGGGATCCAGTCGACTGGTGAACCCGCACTGGGCTTGATGGCTGGGTCGATGCTCCAGCCATATCACACGCCTGTCGGAATCGGGGCAGTGACAGGAAAAACGCTGGGTCAAGGACTCGAATTCTTGAGCCAGCACGCCAGCCTGATATTCGGGAGTTTTCGGTTCCGGTTAGAAAACGGATCTCGGTGGAGCACTCTCGAAGTAAAGCCTTTGCGCCACTTGTGTGAGACACACATCTTTGTCATACAGTCCATCGTCGGGTCGCATTGTCGGCTTCTGGAGGCGATGCTCGGGCGCCCTGCGGACGAACTCGTCGTAGGACTCCCTTACCCTCGCCCCCCTGGCGATGGTGGGCACTGTTTGCGATACGTCCGGAAGGTGGAGTTTGACGGGGACTGCCTGAGACTTCAAATGCCCGTGGAACTGCTACGGCTGCCTTGCGCTTCCGAGGATGCGGAGGTCTTTGCTGAGGCCTCGAAGGTCTGTGAAAGAGTGGACGCGGAGTTGCAAGACGGTGCATTTGTCCAACGTGTTCGGCGCTTTCTCCTCCAGCGGCTGGTGAGCAATCCGGGCGCGAGCGAACTGGCCTCGGATCTGGGAATCTCAGCTCGGACGCTGGTGAGAAGGCTTGCAGAGGCTGGAGTTTCGTACGCCGACATCAAGGAAGACCTGCGAAAGACCCACGCAACCTGGTATCTCCAACACACCGAGTTGTCGATCGAGGAAATAGCTTCGCAACTCGGGTATTCAGATCCACACAACTTCGGGCGCAAGTTCAAACATTGGTACCGAGTGGCTCCGAGCAAGATGCGCCGGTCTCTGAGAATGGAACTCCACGATTGCCCTCCGACTGCCTTGTAGTTGTTGCACAACGGGGGCCTTTTCCTGTGGCGTGAATCTACACAGTTATGGACTGACTTTGCTCAAGTCACTCTGTCTCTAACAGATTGAGCTGATGGAATGATGACAACTTCCTACGAGGGGAGTTGGCCCAGGTCTAGTGGGTGCACAGAAGTGCCAGTCACGGTGGGCCCTTCGCACCGGAGCCCTATGTTTAAGGCAACGCTGAAAAAGTCCACGTCCTCCGCGATCCTCCAATGTGCGTTGACTTCCCTATGAAGCAGCAGACTCTGGCCGTGGCGGCCGATCAGAACACGCAGTACGAGCAGTACCGCAGGCCGACGCGGCGCGATGCGTTCCTGGCGACCATGGAGCAGATCGTGCCGTGGTCGCATTTGTGCGAAGTCATCGAGCCTCACTATCCGAAGGCCGGCAACGGTCGTCCGCCCGTGGGTCTGGAGCGCATGCTGCGCATGTACTTCGTGCAACAGTGGTTCAACCTGGCCGACGCCGCGTGTGAGGACGCGTTGCTCGACAGTACGGCGCTGAGGCGGTTCGTCGGCATCGACCTGGGCCGCGAGCGTGTGCCGGACGCCACCACGCTGTTGAAGTTTCGTCGCCTGCTGGAGAAGAACAAGTTGGGTGAGGCCTTGTTCGCGAAGGTTGGCGAGGTACTTCGGGCCCGAGGACTGAAGGTGGGCGTAGGCACGATCGTGGACGCCACGATCATTGGCGCGCCCAGTTCCACCAAGAACAAGGACGGCAAGCGCGACCCGGAGATGCACCAGACGCGCAAGGGTCGGCAGTATTTCTTCGGCATGAAATTGCACATCGGCGTGGACAGCCAGACCGGCTTGGCGCACAGCGCTGTGGTCACGGCGGCCAATGTGCACGACAAGCACCCGCTGCCCGATCTGCTGCACGGCCACGAGCAGCGGGTCTGGGGCGACAGCGCCTACTCCTCGCAGCAGGCGTTGATCCGCTCGAAGGCACCGCACGCGGCCGACTGGACCAACCAGAAAGTGCGCAAGGGCAGTGCGACCGAGGACCTCGAACGCTTGGTCAACCGAATCAAGTCCAAGGTACGGGCTCGGGTCGAACATGTCTTTGCGGTGATCAAGCGGCTGTGGCGATTCGAAAAGGTTCGCTACCGCGGTTTGGCCAAAAACGCCACGCGATCCTTCGTCGCGCTGGGGCTGGCCAACATCTATCTCGCGCGCGGGGTACTGTATGAAAACGTCCGCCCATGAGGGCTGCAATGCGAGCCAATGGCTCGCCGCGCGGCCTGCAACCGGTCACCATGCGAAGCAATGTGCTCGGAACTCGCCTTGCCGCGCAGAAATTGGACGTCAATTCACGCTCGCGAACGAAGCGACTACTGGATGGGGAAGTCCAGGATCTTGTTCAGCGTTGCCTTAACCTTGGAGAAACCTGCAATGAAAAAATCTCTAGTTTCCCTTGCTGCTCTGGCTGTCGCCGGCGTTGCTTCGGCCCAGTCGTCCGTGACGCTGTTCGGCGTGGTCGACGCTACCGTCGAAGGCTATTCGAACAAGTCGGAAAACATCTACGGTCAAAGCGTCAAGGGCACGAAGAACACGCTGACGAGCTCGGGCTACAACAGCAGCCGTCTGGGCTTCCGTGGCACGGAAGACCTCGGTGGCGGTCTGGCTGCCAGCTTCTGGCTCGAAGCCGGCATCGGCAACGAAGCCGGCACCACCGGTGGCAACGTCTCGAATACGGGCGGGGTGACTGGCCTCTTCAACCGTCGTTCGACCGTGAGCCTCTCCGGCGCATTCGGTGAAGTCCGCCTCGGCCGAGACTATGTCCCGACCTTCTGGAACGACACCGTGTTCGATCCGTTCGGCAGCAATGGCGTTGGTGCCAGCCTGATCTTGACGGCCAACGGCTTCGGTCCTGGCTCGCCAACGGGCTTTACCGCGAACAACATGTATGTTCGCGCCAGCAATTCGGTCGGCTACTTCCTGCCCCCGAACCTGGGCGGCTTCTACGGCCAGGTCATGTACGCCTTCAACGGCGCAACGAAGTATGACAACTCGGCTCTGACGCCTGACATTGCCAACACCCAGCGCGCTGGCCGTTACATCGGTGGCCGCGGCGGCTACGCCAACGGCCCGCTGGACGTTGCTGCTGCCTACGGCGAAGCCACGATCGCGGACAACTTCTTTGCTGGCACGACCAGCGTGCTGAAGTCCTGGAACATCGGCGCTTCGTATGACTTCGGCGTCGTCAAGCTCTTCGGCGAGTACTCGCAAGCCAAGAACAGGACCGACTACTCGAACCCGCTGGCCATCACCAACGTGTTCGCGTTCACCGATCCGGGTGCCAAGGGTTGGCTCATCGGCGCAACCGTGCCGGTCGGTCCTGGCCTGATCCGCGCTTCGTACTCGGGCGTCAAGTACAGCGACCTGCCTGTCACCACCGCCCAGCTGGCTCAGATCAACCAGGTGTTCGGCCTGAAGGATCCGAAGGCTGACAAGTTCGCTCTCGGCTACGTGCACAACCTGTCGAAGCGCACCGCCCTGTACGCAACCGTTGCCTACGTGAACAACAAGGACAACTCGCTGTACTCGGCAGTCGGCTCGCCTGGCGTTGGCCTGGCAACCGCTGGTTCGTTCTACGCGGCATCGGGCACGACCGCCAACAACGCTCTGGCCCAAGC
This region includes:
- a CDS encoding tripartite tricarboxylate transporter substrate binding protein, translating into MKRRSLVRSLAGSLVAAQLGARAAEFSPSRPIMLVLPFAPGGSTDAVARALADALRARLGQQVVIDNKPGAGGAIANEFVARAAPDGHTLLLAGSSLTMNPALSKVGYDPVKSFTPLSQVLELEIFLVTRPDIPARSLQELIAYAKARPGILSYASVGNGSVTHFQMELLKAMAGLHIVHIPYRGSSPAMTDFIGGQVDLMFDGLATSGPYIRNGKARALAVAAPTRSRALPEVPTVPEAGLPGYEATAWTGLLGPANLPAPVVERLNREIVAATQEPVFQQRVELIGGRVASSTPQAYSDRIAKETLKWARLAQERGMRTA
- a CDS encoding acyl-CoA synthetase — encoded protein: MYLSQLLHRHHQCRPEKTAVVCNGRRLSYGELHVRVARRAGALKAAGVGHGDRVALLSQHSIETVEWMFACWWLGAVFSPQNVRWSAPEIVDALLDSEPTVLLHDDLHETLAQTVASRASGIPTLPMDTPVDVAAVDDARAGGQDLAALIYTGGTTGRSKGVMLTHAALGTAALGRLAELPPLGDSVALLTTPNFHVASLIRAITHWIAGSTLVILPQFRAAAALDVIEREGVTDVPFVPTMLQMVLDDPAFHPERMRSVRRLSYGAAPSAQALLQRAQAALPWAGLYQYYGMTESCGAATASLPDDHDAQAWNTGRARSAGRASAVVELRICDEGGRDLPVGQVGEIVLRGPLVAAGYWRRPEETARTFSGGWLRTGDAGRVDQDGYLYVVDRIKDMIVSGGENVYSAEVENALTRHPAVSMAAVIGVPHERWGEAVHAIVVLQHGMTADEAALRAHCRELLADYKVPKCVAFSDELPLTAAGKVAKNILRERYGKP
- a CDS encoding MaoC family dehydratase, with the protein product MAGLWFEQFETGQVFEHEIRRTVTEADNMWFSNATYNPAAIHIDAEYCKGTEFGQPLVNSIFTLGLVIGLSVQDTTLGTTVANLGMTDARFPKPVFAGDTIRSRTTVRELRESKSRPNAGIVTFLHQGLNQRSEEVCTCTRQALMLRKPAN
- a CDS encoding SDR family oxidoreductase encodes the protein MLPPDTYAGRVVLITGGGTGLGKAMALEFARLGAAIVIASRKPEHVAAGVEAVRMIGGRAIALPLDVRSPEQVKACFDAAEEALGPVDVLVNNAAGNFPVAAQELSANGWRAVTDIVLDGTFFCSQEFARRRVGQGGGGAVLNISVAYAQGGAPGHAHSAAAKAGVLSLTETLAVEWAPDGIRVNALTPGLFPHQDHSTDMRAQRPEGYEAEWRRIPALRVGQTHELGWAATYLCSPFAAYLTGHNFVLDGAERLRRSLRMPEFVPIRAQMAAVRERSATLGGKDEF
- a CDS encoding AMP-binding protein, encoding MNFDLRRWAELDPQRIAIRTEGAAMRYGELEALANQVAHTLRSLGIVRGDHVAAVVGNDPMVFPLIWGAYRVGAYLTPIAATASAADAAYVIQDCDARVVVVSADAAATLGELPGRVKTRPVWLSVRGAMAGFQPLGPLLTSHAATPVAEESSGALMMYTSGTTGRPKGVERALPAQKLGTPSFAADLIDMFDIREGSLYLSTAPLHHAAPLRWSLAFQAAGGSVLVMSRFDAAHALDLMERERVTHSQWVPTMFNRLLALPEERRRAFHAPHHRVAVHAAAPCPVPVKRAMIAWWGPIIEEYYSGSEGVGLTAIGTQEWLERPGSVGRARKGSLHVLGEDDRELTAGEVGRVFFSGIAPFAYRHDPEKTAARTSRQGYQTFGDVGYVDEAGYLFLTDRLDDMIISGGVNIYPQELEAALCEMSQVSEAAVIGAPDADFGERPVAFVVPRAAPEDAEAFVAGVDAWCRERLGRIKRPKEIRMVDALPYSAQGKLLRRELRRMLAGNAEAGPSS